The Triticum dicoccoides isolate Atlit2015 ecotype Zavitan chromosome 6A, WEW_v2.0, whole genome shotgun sequence genome has a window encoding:
- the LOC119317802 gene encoding MACPF domain-containing protein At1g14780-like isoform X1 — MAVATAAEKAVRCLGLGFDMTCDLRLKFCKHSGGCVVARSSRETAPAAVPGVGVVRDMPADVKCGKGDRVRFKSDALEFNKMSELFNQRSAVEGKIPSGQFNACFDLDSASWAQDASATKCLTMDGYFISLFDLQLDRRPLALAAHVLCDVPAAWDPSAIASFIEKYGTHVVVGLSMGGQDVVCVRQAASSPLSPAEIRGHLDRLGDQLFTGACAVPPPHARSRARLARTPEAFNVFDAQVAQQRLQGITTLVSSKEGVTVIYSKRGGNTTVSSHAEWLPTVPAAPDVINAKLVPITSLLRGVAGTGFLSHAINLYLRYKPPLADLRYFLDFQHHRMWAPVLGELPLGPCSDRQGSGPALHFSLLGSKLYVSSSQVIVSNLPVTGMRLHLEGKKNNRLGIHLQHLSATPTFIAAVQARAGVAPAWRGSEAVTDDHRYYEPVQWRMFAHVCTAPVKYDPRWHHSHSDGDDGRRATYIVTGAQLHVMARDSTTVLHLRLRYSELPGYAVVQSRWGRGPARTASGKWPSSSSFLSMPFSGSSSSSSSGGAGGQKQRGPPLVVANINSGVFAGGPPVPVGAQKLLKFVDTSQVTMGPHDSPGYWLATGARLDVDKGKISLHVKFSLLAPSPS; from the exons ATGGccgtggcgacggcggcggagaaGGCGGTGCGGTGCCTGGGGCTGGGGTTCGACATGACGTGCGACCTCAGGCTCAAGTTCTGCAAGCACTCCGGCGGCTGCGTGGTCGCCAGGAGCTCCCGCGAGACGGCGCCGGCCGCCGTGCCGGGCGTCGGCGTGGTCCGCGACATGCCGGCCGACGTCAAGTGCGGCAAGGGCGACCGCGTCCGCTTCAAGTCCGACGCGCTCGAGTTCAACAAG ATGTCGGAGCTGTTCAACCAGCGGAGCGCCGTGGAGGGGAAGATCCCGTCGGGGCAGTTCAACGCGTGCTTCGACCTGGACAGCGCGTCGTGGGCGCAGGACGCGTCCGCCACCAAGTGCCTCACCATGGACGGCTACTTCATCTCCCTCTTCGATCTCCAACTCGATCGTCGCCCGCTCGCCCTCGCCGCCCATGTTCTCTGCGACGTCCCTGCCGCCTGGGACCCCTCCGCCATCGCAAG ctTCATCGAGAAGTACGGGACGCACGTGGTGGTGGGGCTGAGCATGGGCGGGCAGGACGTGGTGTGCGTACGGCAGGCCGCGTCGTCGCCGCTGTCGCCGGCGGAGATCAGGGGCCACCTCGACCGGCTCGGCGACCAGCTCTTCACCGGCGCCTGCGCCGTGCCGCCGCCCCACGCCAGGTCCAGGGCCAGGCTCGCCAGGACGCCGGAGGCCTTCAACGTGTTCGACGCGCAGGTGGCGCAGCAGCGGCTGCAAGGGATCACCACCCTCGTCTCATCCAAGGAG GGAGTGACGGTGATATACTCGAAGCGGGGAGGGAACACGACGGTGAGCAGCCACGCGGAGTGGCTCCCCACCGTGCCGGCGGCGCCCGACGTGATCAACGCCAAGCTCGTGCCCATCACCTCCCTGCTCCGCGGCGTCGCCGGCACCGGCTTCCTCTCGCACGCCATCAACCTCTACCTCAGAT ATAAGCCGCCGTTGGCTGACCTGAGGTACTTCCTGGATTTCCAGCATCACAGAATGTGGGCCCCGGTGCTCGGCGAGCTGCCCCTCGGCCCCTGCTCCGACCGCCAGGGCTCCGGCCCGGCCCTGCACTTCAGCCTGCTCGGCTCCAAGCTCTACGTCAGCTCCAGCCAG GTGATCGTGTCGAATTTGCCGGTCACCGGGATGAGGCTGCACCTCGAGGGCAAGAAGAACAACCG GCTGGGCATCCACCTGCAGCACCTGTCGGCCACCCCGACGTTCATCGCCGCCGTGCAGGCGCGGGCCGGCGTGGCGCCGGCGTGGCGGGGCTCCGAGGCGGTCACCGACGACCACCGCTACTACGAGCCGGTGCAGTGGCGGATGTTCGCGCACGTCTGCACCGCGCCGGTCAAGTACGACCCGCGGTGGCACCACTCCCACTCCGACGGCGACGACGGCCGCCGCGCCACCTACATCGTGACCGGCGCGCAGCTGCACGTCATGGCGCGCGACTCCACCACCGTGCTGCACCTCCGGCTGCGCTACTCGGAGCTGCCCGGCTACGCCGTCGTGCAGTCCAGGTGGGGGCGCGGCCCGGCGAGGACGGCGTCGGGGAAGTGGCCGTCGTCGTCGAGCTTCCTGTCCATGCCCTTCTCGGGgtcctcttcgtcgtcgtcgtccggtggCGCTGGCGGCCAGAAGCAGCGAGGCCCGCCGCTGGTGGTGGCGAACATCAACTCCGGCGTGTTCGCCGGCGGGCCGCCCGTGCCCGTGGGCGCGCAGAAGCTGCTCAAGTTCGTGGACACCTCGCAGGTGACCATGGGCCCGCACGACAGCCCCGGGTACTGGCTCGCCACCGGCGCGAGGCTCGACGTCGACAAGGGCAAGATCTCGCTGCACGTCAAGTTCTCCCTGCTCGCCCCGTCGCCTTCCTGA
- the LOC119317802 gene encoding uncharacterized protein LOC119317802 isoform X2, whose translation MAVATAAEKAVRCLGLGFDMTCDLRLKFCKHSGGCVVARSSRETAPAAVPGVGVVRDMPADVKCGKGDRVRFKSDALEFNKMSELFNQRSAVEGKIPSGQFNACFDLDSASWAQDASATKCLTMDGYFISLFDLQLDRRPLALAAHVLCDVPAAWDPSAIASFIEKYGTHVVVGLSMGGQDVVCVRQAASSPLSPAEIRGHLDRLGDQLFTGACAVPPPHARSRARLARTPEAFNVFDAQVAQQRLQGITTLVSSKEGVTVIYSKRGGNTTVSSHAEWLPTVPAAPDVINAKLVPITSLLRGVAGTGFLSHAINLYLRSSQNVGPGARRAAPRPLLRPPGLRPGPALQPARLQALRQLQPGDRVEFAGHRDEAAPRGQEEQPAGHPPAAPVGHPDVHRRRAGAGRRGAGVAGLRGGHRRPPLLRAGAVADVRARLHRAGQVRPAVAPLPLRRRRRPPRHLHRDRRAAARHGARLHHRAAPPAALLGAARLRRRAVQVGARPGEDGVGEVAVVVELPVHALLGVLFVVVVRWRWRPEAARPAAGGGEHQLRRVRRRAARARGRAEAAQVRGHLAGDHGPARQPRVLARHRREARRRQGQDLAARQVLPARPVAFLTVTESVQFS comes from the exons ATGGccgtggcgacggcggcggagaaGGCGGTGCGGTGCCTGGGGCTGGGGTTCGACATGACGTGCGACCTCAGGCTCAAGTTCTGCAAGCACTCCGGCGGCTGCGTGGTCGCCAGGAGCTCCCGCGAGACGGCGCCGGCCGCCGTGCCGGGCGTCGGCGTGGTCCGCGACATGCCGGCCGACGTCAAGTGCGGCAAGGGCGACCGCGTCCGCTTCAAGTCCGACGCGCTCGAGTTCAACAAG ATGTCGGAGCTGTTCAACCAGCGGAGCGCCGTGGAGGGGAAGATCCCGTCGGGGCAGTTCAACGCGTGCTTCGACCTGGACAGCGCGTCGTGGGCGCAGGACGCGTCCGCCACCAAGTGCCTCACCATGGACGGCTACTTCATCTCCCTCTTCGATCTCCAACTCGATCGTCGCCCGCTCGCCCTCGCCGCCCATGTTCTCTGCGACGTCCCTGCCGCCTGGGACCCCTCCGCCATCGCAAG ctTCATCGAGAAGTACGGGACGCACGTGGTGGTGGGGCTGAGCATGGGCGGGCAGGACGTGGTGTGCGTACGGCAGGCCGCGTCGTCGCCGCTGTCGCCGGCGGAGATCAGGGGCCACCTCGACCGGCTCGGCGACCAGCTCTTCACCGGCGCCTGCGCCGTGCCGCCGCCCCACGCCAGGTCCAGGGCCAGGCTCGCCAGGACGCCGGAGGCCTTCAACGTGTTCGACGCGCAGGTGGCGCAGCAGCGGCTGCAAGGGATCACCACCCTCGTCTCATCCAAGGAG GGAGTGACGGTGATATACTCGAAGCGGGGAGGGAACACGACGGTGAGCAGCCACGCGGAGTGGCTCCCCACCGTGCCGGCGGCGCCCGACGTGATCAACGCCAAGCTCGTGCCCATCACCTCCCTGCTCCGCGGCGTCGCCGGCACCGGCTTCCTCTCGCACGCCATCAACCTCTACCTCAGAT CATCACAGAATGTGGGCCCCGGTGCTCGGCGAGCTGCCCCTCGGCCCCTGCTCCGACCGCCAGGGCTCCGGCCCGGCCCTGCACTTCAGCCTGCTCGGCTCCAAGCTCTACGTCAGCTCCAGCCAG GTGATCGTGTCGAATTTGCCGGTCACCGGGATGAGGCTGCACCTCGAGGGCAAGAAGAACAACCG GCTGGGCATCCACCTGCAGCACCTGTCGGCCACCCCGACGTTCATCGCCGCCGTGCAGGCGCGGGCCGGCGTGGCGCCGGCGTGGCGGGGCTCCGAGGCGGTCACCGACGACCACCGCTACTACGAGCCGGTGCAGTGGCGGATGTTCGCGCACGTCTGCACCGCGCCGGTCAAGTACGACCCGCGGTGGCACCACTCCCACTCCGACGGCGACGACGGCCGCCGCGCCACCTACATCGTGACCGGCGCGCAGCTGCACGTCATGGCGCGCGACTCCACCACCGTGCTGCACCTCCGGCTGCGCTACTCGGAGCTGCCCGGCTACGCCGTCGTGCAGTCCAGGTGGGGGCGCGGCCCGGCGAGGACGGCGTCGGGGAAGTGGCCGTCGTCGTCGAGCTTCCTGTCCATGCCCTTCTCGGGgtcctcttcgtcgtcgtcgtccggtggCGCTGGCGGCCAGAAGCAGCGAGGCCCGCCGCTGGTGGTGGCGAACATCAACTCCGGCGTGTTCGCCGGCGGGCCGCCCGTGCCCGTGGGCGCGCAGAAGCTGCTCAAGTTCGTGGACACCTCGCAGGTGACCATGGGCCCGCACGACAGCCCCGGGTACTGGCTCGCCACCGGCGCGAGGCTCGACGTCGACAAGGGCAAGATCTCGCTGCACGTCAAGTTCTCCCTGCTCGCCCCGTCGCCTTCCTGACAGTAACAGAGTCTGTACAGTTCTCCTGA